GTAGAATAGGATCATTGAGCTCTGTATAGGAATTACAAAACTCTGAGCCTAGGATGAAAGTCTCGAATCTTTCTACAAAGCGCTCTTGTTTCAGTTTTGGATCGCGATGTAGTTTGCAAAGGGGGGTGGTTTCAATCGGATGATCGATGATATGGTGAGGTTGGATCAGATGTTCTTCTACAAACTCTTCAAAAGTATGTGCAATTAAAACCCCTTTACTAGCTTTCTGCAATTCTTTTGGATCAAGAGCGGTATTTTTAATCAAATAATCAGAGAGCTCTTTTTCACTCATTTGGTCTATGTTTATTTTAGCATAGGTAAGAATGCTATCTTTCATAGAAAGGCGCTTCCAAGGGGTCTTTAAATCAATAGTTACTTCTTCTGTTTCTTTTTGAAAGGTTAGCTGAGTGGTATTAAATAACTTAAGGGCTAATTCTTCAAATAGATTTTCCACTAGCTGCATCATGTCGTTATAATCCCAATAGGCAGCATAAGCCTCTAGCTCAGTAAACTCTGGGTTGTGAGTGCGATCGATTCCTTCATTGCGAAATACCTTTCCCATTTCAAAGACCTTTAAAAGTCCTCCTGCAATCAATTTTTTTAAAGGAATTTCTAGAGAAATCCTCAAAAACATTTCTTGATCTAACGCATGGAGATGGGTTACAAAAGGTTTTGCAGAAGCGCCTCCATAAGTATTTTGTAGGACAGGTGTTTCTACTTCTATAAAGCCTAATCTATGAAAATACTTACGTATAAGCTCTAAAATACGAGAGCGCATGACAAAAGTGTGCACTACATCAGGGTTTGCAATTAAATCAAGCCAGCGCTTGCGATATCGCACACCTTTATCTGCAAGTCCACTATATTTATCAGGGAGCGGAAGTAAGCTTTTACAAAGTATTTTTACTCTATGAGCAAAAAGCGTAAGTTCCCCTTTATGCGTATGAAATAAATACCCCTCTACTCCTAAAAAATCCCCTAAGTCGATCTTCTTTTCCAAAAACTTTAGGGAGCTCATTTCTCCACTGGGTTGAAAACCATCTACGCAGGTGGTATTTCTATTAAACATCACTTGGATACGACCTGTTTCATCCTGTAATTGAGCAAAAGCATTCTTCCCCATTCCACGAAAGAGCACAAGCCTGCCAGCTATAGAGGTTTTTTCTGTTTTTTCTTGTTCCGCTTCTTCGCTAATCCCAGTTTTTTTATCTAGCCATTTTGTGTGTAATTGTTGAGCGGTATTTTCAGGAGAAAAAGTAGGAGGATAAGGATCAATTCCTAGTTGTTTAATCTCCTCTAATTTACGTAAACGATTTTGAAATTCTTCATGTTCATAGTAATCTGGCTTTTGCATAGATGGATCTCTTTGAAATTTTCCACTATTTTAGAGAGTTATTTGCAAAACTGCAAGTAGAGAAGAGGATATTCATCAGCAAAAGAGATATTTTCTTCTGTTTTAAAATA
This is a stretch of genomic DNA from Candidatus Rhabdochlamydia oedothoracis. It encodes these proteins:
- the lysS gene encoding lysine--tRNA ligase, whose translation is MQKPDYYEHEEFQNRLRKLEEIKQLGIDPYPPTFSPENTAQQLHTKWLDKKTGISEEAEQEKTEKTSIAGRLVLFRGMGKNAFAQLQDETGRIQVMFNRNTTCVDGFQPSGEMSSLKFLEKKIDLGDFLGVEGYLFHTHKGELTLFAHRVKILCKSLLPLPDKYSGLADKGVRYRKRWLDLIANPDVVHTFVMRSRILELIRKYFHRLGFIEVETPVLQNTYGGASAKPFVTHLHALDQEMFLRISLEIPLKKLIAGGLLKVFEMGKVFRNEGIDRTHNPEFTELEAYAAYWDYNDMMQLVENLFEELALKLFNTTQLTFQKETEEVTIDLKTPWKRLSMKDSILTYAKINIDQMSEKELSDYLIKNTALDPKELQKASKGVLIAHTFEEFVEEHLIQPHHIIDHPIETTPLCKLHRDPKLKQERFVERFETFILGSEFCNSYTELNDPILQRELLEAQAEKRAAGNEEASPLDEEFLESICQGIPNTGGMGMGIDRLVMLLTKATSIRDVLFFPIMRPEE